The Ciconia boyciana chromosome 7, ASM3463844v1, whole genome shotgun sequence region acaaaacaaataaatgataGCTTTCAGCAGAAGGACTTAACAACTGGAAAGAGTATAACCTAAGCATTATTGGCAAAGGAGCAAGAGTAACACCTACCACAGATTTGGGTTTGCTGACTGCCACCAGATTGGCCAGAAAGTCTTCATCGTACAGCTGGCTAAAAACATGGGCATCGTAAGCCACCATTATGGAGATTTCTTCCATCATTTTGCCGGAAAGCTGCCGTTAGC contains the following coding sequences:
- the RABGAP1L gene encoding rab GTPase-activating protein 1-like isoform X8, whose amino-acid sequence is MMEEISIMVAYDAHVFSQLYDEDFLANLVAVSKPKSVVPTKKLKKYEREYQTMRESQLQQEDPMDRYKFICL